A window of the Microtus pennsylvanicus isolate mMicPen1 chromosome 4, mMicPen1.hap1, whole genome shotgun sequence genome harbors these coding sequences:
- the LOC142848873 gene encoding vomeronasal type-1 receptor 4-like: MLLKFIKQIAFLFMTVFGTLGNISVSVNYMIRWCGGPEKKPIDLILIHLAITNIIILLAKGLPKTMIAFGLRNFLDDIGCKILIYLSRVSRGVSICTSSLLTVVQAIIISPRASGWRRLRPQSAWHILPFFSFFWILNALLAMNLIHSITSISLNISEPKNGDKYCYFMLESQKIKWIVLPLMVLRDAVFQGAMGGASGYMVLLLHKHHQHVLHLQNSKLLYRTPPELRAAQSVLLLMLCFVFFYWTDCAISLFLSLFLAKKPLMVNIQEFITLGYATFSPVVLIHREGLLPECWHAQ, from the coding sequence atgcttttgaaatttattaAGCAAATAGCTTTCCTCTTCATGACTGTGTTTGGAACTCTGGGgaacatttctgtttctgtgaattatATGATCAGATGGTGTGGAGGGCCTGAGAAGAAACCTATAGACCTTATTCTCATCCACTTGGCTATTACAAACATCATAATTCTTCTTGCAAAAGGATTGCCAAAGACAATGATAGCTTTTGGTCTGAGAAACTTCCTAGATGACATAGGATGCAAGATCCTCATTTACCTGTCAAGGGTTTCCCGTGGGGTCTCCATCTGCACCAGCAGTCTCCTCACTGTGGTCCAGGCCATCATCATCAGTCCCAGAGCATCTGGGTGGAGGAGACTCAGACCACAGTCTGCATGGCACATCCTtccattcttttcattcttttggatACTCAACGCTTTATTAGCTATGAACCTAATCCATTCCATCACAAGTATAAGCCTGAATATATCAGAGCCTAAGAATGGTGAcaaatattgttattttatgttagAAAGTCAGAAAATAAAGTGGATTGTTCTCCCTCTCATGGTCCTGAGAGATGCTGTGTTTCAGGGAGCCATGGGAGGAGCCAGTGGCTACATGGTACTTCTTCTCCACAAGCACCACCAGCATGTCCTCCACCTTCAGAACTCCAAGCTTCTCTACAGAACTCCCCCTGAGCTGAGAGCTGCTCAGAGTGTCCTCCTTCtgatgctctgttttgttttcttctattggaCTGACTGTgctatttctctatttttaagtCTCTTTTTAGCAAAAAAACCCTTGATGGTAAATATTCAAGAATTTATAACCCTTGGTTATGCAACTTTTAGCCCTGTTGTGTTGATTCACAGGGAAGGACTTCTGCCTGAGTGTTGGCATGCTCAGTAG